The genomic stretch TCGGGCACGAGGCCGTCGTCAAGGAGGTGCAGGCGGTCGCTCGCACCGCGGTGCACTTCGAGGTGGTGCCCGGCCTGGGCCAGGCCGAGGGTGTGGCCACGTACGCGGGTGTTCCGCTGCCCGGCGTGCGGGTCACGGCCGACGTCGGCGACGTGTCCGCGCTCGACTTCGACGCGCTGGCCTCCGCCGCCCTCAAGGGCTCGTTCGCCGTGGCGGTCGACGCCGGCGACCTTGCCGCCGTGCGTGACGGCCTGCTGGCCGCGGGCGTCGAGCCGGGCATCCCGGTCGCGGTGACCGGCGACGGCACCGGCGAGACGCAGTACACGACGACCTCGACGGTCGACAGCTTCGTGGCCGCCGCGCTCGGCTTCACCGGCCGCGTGGTGCTCACGGTCGGCACCGACGTCGCCGAGCGCGACACGCTGAGCTGGTGGGAGAACCGCCCGCTGTACGGCTGGAAGGTCCTGGTGCCGCGCACCAAGGAGCAGGCCGGCGCGATGAGTGCCCGGCTGCGGGCCTACGGCGCGATCCCGTGCGAGGTGCCGACCATCGCGGTCGAGCCGCCGCGCACCCCGGCGCAGATGGAACGCGCGGTCAAGGGCCTGGTCGACGGCCGGTACGCCTGGGTCGTCTTCACCTCGGTCAACGCCGTGCGCGCGGTCTGGGAGAAGTTCGACGAGCACGGCCTCGACGCCCGCCACTTCGGCGGTGTGAAGATCGCCTGCATCGGCGAGGCCACCGCGAACGCCGTGCGCGCGTTCGGCATCCAGCCCGAGCTGCTGCCCAAGGACGAGCAGTCGAGCGAGGGGCTGCTGGCCGAGTTCTCGCCCCACGACGAGGTGCTGGACCCGGTCGGGCGGGTGCTGCTGCCGCGGGCCGACATCGCCACCGAGACCCTGGCCGCCGGGCTGATCGAGCGGGGCTGGGAGGTGGACGACGTGACCGCGTACCGGACGGTGCGTGCCGCGCCGCCGCCGGCCGAGATCCGCGACGCGATCAAGTCGGGTGGCTTCGACGCGGTGCTCTTCACCTCGTCCAGCACCGTCCGCAACCTGGTCGGCATCGCCGGCAAGCCGCACGCCCGTACGGTCGTCGCGGTGATCGGCCCCAAGACCGCCGAGACGGCCACCGAGTTCGGCCTGCGCGTCGACGTCCAGCCGCAGCACGCCAGCGTGCCGGACCTGGTCGAGGCGCTGGCATCGTACGCGGTGGAACTGCGCGAGAAGCTGGCCGCGATGCCGGCCAAGCAGCGCCGGGGCTCGAAGGTCCAGGGACCCACCGCTCTCCGCTTCCGCTGATTCCGCGAGGACTCGTCATGTCGTTTCCGGATGTCCGTCCGCGTCGCCTCCGCCGCAGCCCGGCCCTGCGCCGCCTGGTCGAAGAGACCCGGCCGGCGCCGGCCGAGCTGGTGCTGCCGCTCTTCCTGCGCGAAGGGCTGACCGAGCCGCGCGAGATCAGCTCGCTGCCCGGCGTGATGCAGCACTCGCGGGACTCGCTGCGCAAGGCCGCCCACGAGGCGGTCAGCGCCGGGGTCGGCGGGCTGATGCTGTTCGGCGTGCCGGACAACGCGAACAAGGACGAGACCGGCTCGTGCGGCCTCGACCCCGACGGCATCCTCAACGTCGGCATCCGTGACCTCATCTCCGAGGTCGGGGACTCGACGGTCGTGATGAGCGACCTGTGCCTCGACGAGTTCACCTCGCACGGGCACTGCGGCGTGCTCGCCGAGGACGGCTCGGTCGACAACGACGCGACGCTGGCCATCTACGCGGACATGGCGGTGGCGCAGGCTGCCGCGGGCGTCCACATGGTGGGGCCGTCGGGGATGATGGACGGCCAGATCGGCGTCGTCCGGCGTGCCCTCGACAAGGCGGGCTACCAGGACGTCTCGGTGCTGGCCTACTCGGCCAAGTACGCGGGCGCGTTCTACGGCCCGTTCCGTGAGGCCGTCGAGTCGACGCTGCAGGGCGACCGCCGGCAATACCAGCAGGACCCGCCGAACCTGCGCGAGGCGCTGCGCGAGGTCGACCTCGACGTGGCCGAGGGCGCCGACATCGTCATGGTGAAGCCGGCCCTGCCCTACCTCGACGTGATCGCCGCCATCCACGAGCGGGTCACCGTGCCGGTGGCGGCGTACCAGGTCTCCGGCGAGTACGCGATGGTCGAGGCCGCAGCCCGCAACGGCTGGATCGACCGCGAGCGGGTCATCCTCGAGACGCTGACGTCGATCAAGCGGGCGGGCGCGCAGATCACCCTGACCTACTGGGCCACCGAGGCGGCTCAGCTGCTGCGCAACCGCTACTGATCAGTGATCGTCCCCGTTCCGCGGCTCTTCACGACCCGTACGGCGGAAAGGGCGGTTACCTCGAACGTCAGCTGTTCGCTGCCCTCGCGCAGCCGGTCACCACGCACCTGAACCGGGAAATCGGCCCGGATCGCGCCGGCCGGGACTGTCCGGCAACCCCGGTACGGCTCGTAGTCCGCGTTCGGGAGCGTTGTCGTTCCCGGCACGG from Paractinoplanes brasiliensis encodes the following:
- a CDS encoding uroporphyrinogen-III synthase, giving the protein MTTRTARKPAGRIAFVGAGPGDPELLTRRAHAALTEADQVVYDRGVPESLLTAIRSEAKPDAQFSPAEGAPGDVAKVLLSAAKSGLSAVHLVAGDPFGHEAVVKEVQAVARTAVHFEVVPGLGQAEGVATYAGVPLPGVRVTADVGDVSALDFDALASAALKGSFAVAVDAGDLAAVRDGLLAAGVEPGIPVAVTGDGTGETQYTTTSTVDSFVAAALGFTGRVVLTVGTDVAERDTLSWWENRPLYGWKVLVPRTKEQAGAMSARLRAYGAIPCEVPTIAVEPPRTPAQMERAVKGLVDGRYAWVVFTSVNAVRAVWEKFDEHGLDARHFGGVKIACIGEATANAVRAFGIQPELLPKDEQSSEGLLAEFSPHDEVLDPVGRVLLPRADIATETLAAGLIERGWEVDDVTAYRTVRAAPPPAEIRDAIKSGGFDAVLFTSSSTVRNLVGIAGKPHARTVVAVIGPKTAETATEFGLRVDVQPQHASVPDLVEALASYAVELREKLAAMPAKQRRGSKVQGPTALRFR
- the hemB gene encoding porphobilinogen synthase, with the protein product MSFPDVRPRRLRRSPALRRLVEETRPAPAELVLPLFLREGLTEPREISSLPGVMQHSRDSLRKAAHEAVSAGVGGLMLFGVPDNANKDETGSCGLDPDGILNVGIRDLISEVGDSTVVMSDLCLDEFTSHGHCGVLAEDGSVDNDATLAIYADMAVAQAAAGVHMVGPSGMMDGQIGVVRRALDKAGYQDVSVLAYSAKYAGAFYGPFREAVESTLQGDRRQYQQDPPNLREALREVDLDVAEGADIVMVKPALPYLDVIAAIHERVTVPVAAYQVSGEYAMVEAAARNGWIDRERVILETLTSIKRAGAQITLTYWATEAAQLLRNRY